One region of Primulina tabacum isolate GXHZ01 chromosome 1, ASM2559414v2, whole genome shotgun sequence genomic DNA includes:
- the LOC142547721 gene encoding cyclin-dependent kinase C-1-like, translated as MAIAAPEQLNVSEVPAWGSRSVDCFEKLEQIGEGTYGQVYMAKEIETGEIVALKKIRMDNEREGFPITAIREIKILKKLHHENVIKLKEIVTSAGPEKDELGASDGNKYKGGIYMVFEYMDHDLTGLADRPGMRFSVPQIKCYMRQLLTGLHYCHVNQVLHRDIKGSNLLIDNEGNLKLADFGLARSFSSDQNANLTNRVITLWYRPPELLLGTTKYGPAVDMWSVGCIFAELLNGKPIFPGKDEPEQLNKIFDICGTPNEEIWPGVTKIPWYNNFKPTKLVKRRLREHFKHFDRHALDLLDRMLTLDPSQRISAKDALDAEYFWTDPLPCDPKSLPKYESSHEFQTKKKRQQQRQHEENSKRQKLQHQQQYPRLPPIQQSGHGHPQMRPGPNPPSHTSQTQVAGAPNHHHGKSRVPSAGPRRYPPNNGNPSGGYNQSNRGQGGSGYNNGSYPPQGRAPPYGPSGMGPRGAGGSSYSSGGPNYPHGSSQYGASGAGRGSNMISGSRNQQYNWQQQ; from the exons ATGGCAATAGCAGCGCCTGAGCAGCTGAATGTAAGTGAAGTTCCGGCTTGGGGTTCCAGAAGTGTTGACTGCTTCGAGAAATTGGAGCAGATTGGTGAAGGAACTTATGG ACAAGTTTACATGgcaaaagaaattgaaactggGGAAATTGTTGCTTTAAAGAAAATTCGAATGGACAATGAAAGAGAAGGG TTTCCCATAACGGCGATTCgtgaaattaaaatattgaagAAGCTTCaccatgaaaatgttattaagTTGAAAGAGATTGTAACATCTGCTG GTCCTGAGAAGGATGAGCTAGGGGCATCAG ATGGTAACAAGTACAAAGGTGGAATTTACATGGTCTTTGAGTACATGGACCATGATTTGACTGGTCTTGCTGATCGTCCTGGGATGAGATTTTCAGTTCCACAAATTAAG TGCTACATGCGACAGCTTTTGACAGGGCTTCACTACTGTCATGTAAATCAAGTGCTTCACCGTGATATTAAAG GTTCAAATCTTCTGATAGACAACGAAGGGAACTTGAAGCTGGCAGATTTTGGTCTAGCTCGGTCATTTTCAAGTGATCAGAATGCCAATCTTACAAATCGTGTCATTACATTGTGGTATAG GCCTCCGGAGTTGCTACTTGGAACGACTAAGTATGGGCCTGCTGTTGATATGTGGTCGGTTGGTTGCATTTTCGCTGAACTTTTAAATGGAAAACCAATATTTCCTGGGAAGGATGAG CCAgagcaattaaataaaatctttgACATCTGCGGTACTCCTAACGAGGAAATTTGGCCTGGAGTCACAAAGATTCCATGGTACAACAACTTCAAGCCAACAAAGCTTGTGAAGAGACGTCTTAGAGAGCATTTCAAGCA CTTTGATCGGCATGCTTTGGATTTACTTGATCGGATGCTTACTCTCGACCCATCTCAG AGAATATCAGCAAAGGATGCTCTTGATGCTGAGTATTTCTGGACAGACCCCTTGCCCTGTGATCCTAAGAG CTTGCCCAAATACGAATCTTCACACGAGTTCCAGACAAAGAAAAAGCGCCAGCAGCAGCGTCAACATGAAGAAAATTCCAAGCGACAGAAACTACAGCATCAGCAGCAGTACCCTCGCCTTCCACCAATCCAACAGTCTGGTCATGGACACCCTCAGATGCGCCCAGGTCCGAATCCTCCATCGCATACCTCCCAAACTCAGGTAGCCGGGGCACCTAACCATCATCATGGGAAGTCACGTGTACCTTCAGCTGGGCCACGGAGATATCCACCCAACAACGGAAATCCTTCTGGAGGATATAATCAATCGAATCGTGGCCAAGGCGGCAGTGGTTACAACAATGGTTCATATCCACCTCAAGGTCGTGCTCCTCCATATGGGCCTAGTGGCATGGGCCCTAGAGGAGCTGGAGGTAGCAGCTATAGTTCTGGAGGGCCTAATTACCCTCATGGTAGTAGTCAGTATGGTGCTTCTGGAGCTGGTCGTGGCTCGAATATGATATCTGGGAGTCGCAATCAACAGTATAACTGGCAGCAGCAATGA
- the LOC142547738 gene encoding uncharacterized protein LOC142547738 codes for MASPTLSSDLFTITKTLLVSLLILYLILISLFNTQNPHLFLIKWASPSSPLSTTSNEQHYSPTNLSHVVFGVMGSLKTWPHRRGYIDSWWRPNKTRGYVYLDRPPTPNILPWPQTSPPYRIVDNLSELFRYTKPRFELMPRMVHGILELFREEHENMRWIVMGDDDSIFFVDNIVDVLAGYDHTKYYYLGWHSESVVANYWFSFDQAFGGGGIVLSFPLARALVRDMDGCLIRYAGSSSADLITMTCIADIGVNLTPHKGMHQVDLRGDFSGYLSAHPKAPVMIFHHFDAMDPIFPSKDRFESTHHLMKAADADQSRLLQQTICYHRRSNWSISVSWGYSAHIYERIFPRSYLQLPIETFRPSAKGPKPPFFMFNTRPRSSDPCVAPHVFFFESIYRSFSGDEFITNYLRATPRGLPACSSTGNHSADYIFKIQVFSPAKKRLRVDRSECCDIVGLDDSKADIKFRECGIDEIIA; via the exons ATGGCATCTCCGACGTTAAGCAGTGATTTATTCACCATCACCAAAACCCTACTGGTTTCCCTCCTGATTCTTTATCTAATCCTCATTTCTCTTTTCAACACACAAAACCCTCATCTCTTCTTGATCAAATGGGCATCACCTTCTTCACCCCTTTCCACAACCTCGAACGAGCAGCACTACTCTCCGACAAATCTCAGCCACGTAGTTTTCGGGGTAATGGGATCCTTGAAAACATGGCCTCACAGAAGAGGATACATAGATTCTTGGTGGAGACCGAACAAGACAAGAGGCTACGTCTATTTAGACAGGCCCCCGACCCCTAATATTCTCCCATGGCCTCAAACTTCCCCACCTTACCGAATAGTCGATAACCTCTCTGAACTATTTCGATACACGAAACCTCGTTTTGAGCTCATGCCTAGGATGGTACATGGGATTCTTGAGCTTTTCAGGGAGGAACACGAGAACATGAGGTGGATTGTGATGGGAGACGACGATTCAATCTTTTTTGTGGATAATATAGTTGATGTTCTAGCAGGATATGATCATACGAAGTATTATTATCTTGGGTGGCATTCAGAAAGTGTTGTGGCGAATTATTGGTTCTCGTTTGATCAGGCTTTTGGAGGTGGTGGGATTGTGCTGAGTTTTCCTTTGGCCAGAGCTTTGGTTAGAGACATGGATGGGTGTTTGATTAGGTACGCAGGGAGTAGCTCAGCTGATTTGATAACGATGACTTGTATTGCTGATATTGGAGTCAATCTCACTCCTCATAAAGGGATGCATCAG GTGGATTTACGGGGCGACTTCTCCGGATATCTGTCAGCACACCCAAAAGCACCAGTAATGATCTTCCACCACTTTGATGCAATGGATCCCATCTTCCCGTCCAAGGATCGGTTCGAATCCACGCACCACCTCATGAAGGCAGCTGATGCGGACCAATCCCGCTTGCTGCAGCAAACCATATGCTACCACCGCCGGAGCAACTGGTCTATCTCCGTTTCTTGGGGCTACTCGGCACATATCTATGAAAGAATTTTCCCTCGAAGCTACCTTCAACTACCAATCGAGACGTTTCGTCCATCAGCCAAAGGTCCCAAGCCCCCATTTTTCATGTTCAACACACGGCCAAGATCGAGTGATCCTTGTGTAGCTCCTCATGTTTTCTTCTTTGAGTCCATTTATAGGAGTTTCTCGGGTGATGAATTTATTACGAATTATCTGCGAGCCACGCCTCGTGGATTGCCGGCTTGTTCGTCAACTGGGAATCATTCTGCGGATTATATATTTAAGATCCAAGTGTTTTCGCCAGCAAAAAAACGTCTTCGG GTGGATAGAAGCGAGTGCTGTGATATCGTAGGGCTAGATGATTCCAAGGCAGATATCAAATTTCGGGAGTGTGGGATTGACGAGATTATTGCTTAG
- the LOC142547729 gene encoding transcription factor GAMYB-like isoform X1, with the protein MTSDSEDMMPMNGEDSPLEDANDGGNVGGNVSLKKGPWTTAEDAILVEYVTKHGEGNWNAIQRHVGLARCGKSCRLRWANHLRPDLKKGAFTLEEENLIIELHAKMGNKWAKMAAELPGRTDNEIKNYWNTRIKRRQRAGLPIYPPDLHMQSFNENQQNDDRNTFSSMEAPYFDLLPFNNLEIPECNGFDLNQQVYSVDSQLAQDRYFSFPNESCFSSSHQSKHPQGSECLLHGLKPVVSNITPDVSQHHYDGYLPTAHSFQFSSAYDYNSNSYNGSSASALLGSHAILNGKPSSSSEPAWATKLELPSLQTEMGSWSSPSTPLPSLESVDTLIQTPPNESCTPACNLSPRNSGLLDAVLYESRAMKISKKNNHQQTSDSSGMDDYIVDASSQDLQKMGWKPYGDSVSPLGHSSPAVFTESTPINGSSWDELESIEVVPGYKDIEASYLGSMSRDSYRQRTSDLILSRPDFLLASNAFGLHKNHIKDHSLLKTYNWDASWQ; encoded by the exons ATGACAAGTGACAGTGAGGACATGATGCCAATGAATGGTGAAGATTCACCATTAGAGGATGCAAATGATGGAGGAAACGTGGGAGGAAATGTTTCACTGAAAAAAGGTCCCTGGACTACTGCTGAGGACGCAATTTTGGTTGAATATGTTACCAAGCACGGAGAGGGGAACTGGAATGCAATTCAAAGACATGTGGGGCTTGCCCGCTGTGGAAAAAGTTGTCGTTTGAGGTGGGCAAATCACCTTAGGCCTGATTTGAAAAAAGGTGCATTTACTTTAGAGGAAGAGAACCTTATAATTGAACTTCATGCCAAAATGGGAAATAAGTGGGCTAAAATGGCGGCTGAG TTACCTGGACGCACAGATAATGAGATCAAGAACTACTGGAACACAAGAATCAAAAGAAGGCAACGAGCCGGGTTACCAATCTATCCACCTGATTTGCATATGCAATCATTTAATGAGAACCAACAAAATGATGATAGAAATACATTCTCGTCTATGGAAGCACCGTATTTTGACTTATTGCCATTTAACAACTTGGAGATTCCAGAATGCAATGGTTTTGACCTCAATCAGCAGGTGTATTCTGTTGACAGCCAGCTAGCACAAGATCGATACTTTTCTTTCCCAAACGAGTCTTGTTTCTCATCGTCTCATCAATCCAAACATCCTCAAGGGTCCGAATGTTTGCTTCATGGTTTAAAACCCGTTGTTAGTAACATCACCCCAGACGTTAGTCAACATCACTATGATGGTTATTTGCCAACTGCCCATTCTTTTCAATTCTCCTCTGCATATGATTACAATTCAAATTCTTATAATGGATCATCCGCAAGTGCACTTCTTGGCAGCCATGCCATATTAAATGGCAaaccttcttcttcttcagagccTGCTTGGGCAACGAAGCTGGAGCTCCCTTCACTCCAAACTGAAATGGGTAGTTGGAGCTCACCCTCTACCCCATTGCCTTCCCTTGAGTCTGTTGACACGTTAATTCAAACTCCTCCAAATGAATCATGCACTCCGGCATGTAATCTGTCACCGCGAAACAGTGGTCTTCTGGATGCAGTACTGTATGAATCACGGGCTATGAAAATCTCAAAGAAGAACAACCACCAGCAGACTTCAGATTCTTCTGGCATGGACGATTATATAGTGGATGCTTCATCTCAGGATCTCCAAAAGATGGGATGGAAACCATATGGTGATTCTGTTTCTCCTTTAGGCCATTCTTCTCCTGCGGTGTTCACTGAAAGTACCCCCATCAATGGGAGTTCATGGGATGAATTGGAATCTATCGAGGTCGTGCCAG GATACAAAGATATAGAAGCGTCCTACCTGGGGTCAATGTCACGCGATTCCTACCGACAGAGAACAAGCGACTTGATTTTGTCGAGGCCAGATTTCTTACTTGCCTCAAATGCATTTGGTCTTCATAAAAACCACATAAAGGACCATTCCTTGCTTAAAACATACAATTGGGATGCTTCTTGGCAATGA
- the LOC142547729 gene encoding transcription factor GAMYB-like isoform X2, which yields MTSDSEDMMPMNGEDSPLEDANDGGNVGGNVSLKKGPWTTAEDAILVEYVTKHGEGNWNAIQRHVGLARCGKSCRLRWANHLRPDLKKGAFTLEEENLIIELHAKMGNKWAKMAAELPGRTDNEIKNYWNTRIKRRQRAGLPIYPPDLHMQSFNENQQNDDRNTFSSMEAPYFDLLPFNNLEIPECNGFDLNQQVYSVDSQLAQDRYFSFPNESCFSSSHQSKHPQGSECLLHGLKPVVSNITPDVSQHHYDGYLPTAHSFQFSSAYDYNSNSYNGSSASALLGSHAILNGKPSSSSEPAWATKLELPSLQTEMGSWSSPSTPLPSLESVDTLIQTPPNESCTPACNLSPRNSGLLDAVLYESRAMKISKKNNHQQTSDSSGMDDYIVDASSQDLQKMGWKPYGDSVSPLGHSSPAVFTESTPINGSSWDELESIEDTKI from the exons ATGACAAGTGACAGTGAGGACATGATGCCAATGAATGGTGAAGATTCACCATTAGAGGATGCAAATGATGGAGGAAACGTGGGAGGAAATGTTTCACTGAAAAAAGGTCCCTGGACTACTGCTGAGGACGCAATTTTGGTTGAATATGTTACCAAGCACGGAGAGGGGAACTGGAATGCAATTCAAAGACATGTGGGGCTTGCCCGCTGTGGAAAAAGTTGTCGTTTGAGGTGGGCAAATCACCTTAGGCCTGATTTGAAAAAAGGTGCATTTACTTTAGAGGAAGAGAACCTTATAATTGAACTTCATGCCAAAATGGGAAATAAGTGGGCTAAAATGGCGGCTGAG TTACCTGGACGCACAGATAATGAGATCAAGAACTACTGGAACACAAGAATCAAAAGAAGGCAACGAGCCGGGTTACCAATCTATCCACCTGATTTGCATATGCAATCATTTAATGAGAACCAACAAAATGATGATAGAAATACATTCTCGTCTATGGAAGCACCGTATTTTGACTTATTGCCATTTAACAACTTGGAGATTCCAGAATGCAATGGTTTTGACCTCAATCAGCAGGTGTATTCTGTTGACAGCCAGCTAGCACAAGATCGATACTTTTCTTTCCCAAACGAGTCTTGTTTCTCATCGTCTCATCAATCCAAACATCCTCAAGGGTCCGAATGTTTGCTTCATGGTTTAAAACCCGTTGTTAGTAACATCACCCCAGACGTTAGTCAACATCACTATGATGGTTATTTGCCAACTGCCCATTCTTTTCAATTCTCCTCTGCATATGATTACAATTCAAATTCTTATAATGGATCATCCGCAAGTGCACTTCTTGGCAGCCATGCCATATTAAATGGCAaaccttcttcttcttcagagccTGCTTGGGCAACGAAGCTGGAGCTCCCTTCACTCCAAACTGAAATGGGTAGTTGGAGCTCACCCTCTACCCCATTGCCTTCCCTTGAGTCTGTTGACACGTTAATTCAAACTCCTCCAAATGAATCATGCACTCCGGCATGTAATCTGTCACCGCGAAACAGTGGTCTTCTGGATGCAGTACTGTATGAATCACGGGCTATGAAAATCTCAAAGAAGAACAACCACCAGCAGACTTCAGATTCTTCTGGCATGGACGATTATATAGTGGATGCTTCATCTCAGGATCTCCAAAAGATGGGATGGAAACCATATGGTGATTCTGTTTCTCCTTTAGGCCATTCTTCTCCTGCGGTGTTCACTGAAAGTACCCCCATCAATGGGAGTTCATGGGATGAATTGGAATCTATCGAG GATACAAAGATATAG
- the LOC142547744 gene encoding F-box/WD-40 repeat-containing protein At5g21040-like gives MAFECQKNTEILLKDTSTNCSDNPVVEKSGSDQLVDIKKKIFGSFNTEYPDAVSKSNTRIETPFHEALLSHSCSFSDLPPALISEILNYLDPKELGIVACVSTSLYRLASDHQVWKDFYYERWGHLISAVNLRPEYSDEKSWKELFVEREFRSKTYMGRYSIDTLYGHAEAVRTVFVLVSKKLLFTSGYDQVLRMWDMEEGLSIASSRPLGCTIRAIAADTRLLIAGGTDGFIHGWKVENGNPHLFDIRSPQNQNMEFRVWEHEGPITCLALDLVKMYSGSWDMTIRIWDRSSLKCVKVLMHNDWVWSLAPHDTTIGSTAGSSVYIWDTITGCQLTVINNTHVGNAYSLARSHTGNLLFTGGEDGSIHMFEICRNVKCRTLKVATWIPHTGPVYSLAFEFPWLVSCSSDGKISLIDVRKLLKTDRNSFSGNTSKGYCVNLHNVEAPQRMLHGFRCNLFSVGIGSDRIVCGGEEGVVRIWNFSQALEIEQRVRSLKGLRLENRMRRRKLQTEIGGKGNKGEQCSIAAKNSDKSGWHSKRRVSGKLKA, from the coding sequence ATGGCATTTGAATGCCAGAAGAATACAGAAATTTTGTTGAAAGACACATCTACAAATTGCTCGGATAATCCAGTTGTAGAAAAAAGTGGCTCAGATCAATTGGTCgatattaaaaagaaaatttttggatCATTCAACACTGAATACCCGGATGCTGTCTCAAAATCTAATACCAGAATTGAGACCCCTTTCCATGAAGCTTTGCTGTCTCATAGTTGTTCATTTTCTGATCTACCCCCAGCACTGATTTCTGAAATTCTGAATTATCTTGACCCCAAAGAACTTGGGATTGTGGCTTGTGTCAGCACATCTTTGTACAGGCTCGCATCCGATCACCAAGTGTGGAAGGATTTTTACTACGAGAGGTGGGGACATCTGATATCTGCTGTCAATTTAAGACCAGAATATTCAGATGAGAAATCATGGAAGGAACTCTTTGTGGAGAGAGAGTTCAGGAGCAAGACCTATATGGGACGCTACAGCATTGACACGCTGTATGGGCATGCTGAAGCTGTTAGGACTGTTTTTGTGTTGGTTTCTAAAAAACTCCTCTTTACCTCAGGATATGATCAGGTACTAAGAATGTGGGACATGGAAGAAGGCCTTTCAATTGCATCTTCTCGTCCTCTTGGTTGCACTATACGTGCGATTGCAGCTGATACTAGGCTTTTGATTGCTGGTGGTACGGATGGGTTCATACATGGTTGGAAGGTGGAAAATGGGAACCCTCACTTGTTTGATATTAGGTCACCTCAGAATCAAAATATGGAATTTCGAGTTTGGGAACATGAGGGGCCTATAACTTGTCTTGCTTTGGATTTAGTTAAGATGTACAGTGGTTCTTGGGACATGACTATACGCATATGGGATCGCTCTTCCTTAAAATGCGTAAAGGTCTTGATGCATAATGACTGGGTCTGGAGCCTTGCTCCTCATGATACTACAATTGGGAGCACTGCAGGTTCAAGTGTTTACATTTGGGACACTATAACTGGGTGCCAACTTACTGTCATTAATAACACTCATGTTGGTAATGCCTATTCTTTGGCACGAAGTCACACAGGGAATCTTTTGTTTACTGGAGGAGAAGACGGTTCTATACACATGTTTGAGATTTGCAGAAATGTCAAGTGCCGTACCCTAAAGGTTGCGACGTGGATTCCTCACACGGGGCCTGTGTATTCTCTTGCATTTGAGTTTCCTTGGCTTGTCTCGTGCTCCAGCGATGGTAAGATTTCACTTATTGATGTGAGGAAGTTGTTGAAGACAGATAGGAATTCCTTTTCTGGGAATACTTCCAAGGGTTACTGTGTGAACTTACATAATGTAGAAGCCCCGCAGAGAATGCTGCACGGGTTTAGGTGCAATCTATTCTCAGTAGGCATCGGTTCTGATCGTATTGTTTGTGGTGGTGAAGAAGGTGTCGTCAGGATATGGAACTTTTCACAAGCTCTGGAGATTGAGCAGAGGGTCCGGAGTTTGAAGGGTTTAAGGCTCGAAAACAGAATGAGACGCCGTAAGCTCCAAACTGAAATTGGTGGTAAAGGTAACAAAGGTGAGCAATGTTCCATCGCTGCAAAGAACAGTGATAAAAGTGGTTGGCATAGCAAGCGTAGAGTAAGCGGGAAGTTGAAAGCGTAG
- the LOC142547753 gene encoding uncharacterized protein LOC142547753 — protein sequence MGASSSRLEEDKGLQLCRARKKFIKQALNGRCSVAATHIAYIEELKILGVALRRFVELVAPVESFAYPSRSGNPEPSQTDAAAKILTPRVWSKFSTSFSKKVEEKPPAAVSVTVTSRSPDTPETSFETPPWDFFAIFNPVDNHFLSQEGWGIDQSSDYSDCVKEKCPPPQIEESQESEDEFDEPSSATLVRSFKNINREIINYVHHDSLHMGPEVPTIKLPSFDVNKAKEFNVNEDSTTPSSESITLETKFVNGKNNNSPDLSQYKQTPSRFDHLNDVKTTPVKSEVDGKIVPGDIFSSIKNIEQLFFVASESGKEVPRMLEAHKFHFRPVFPAKASGPVAFPIIKSCLSCGTEPNEIQEEPPQNSVKYLTWPRTASSHYASSQNLLDANSFDNTADLSNDLFGNFCMLSGSHASTLDRLYAWEKKLYDEVKAGQMLRSNFDRKCKFLRLQESRGHGTEKARSVVKDLHSRIRVSIHRTNSISMKIEEIRDEELQPQLEELIEGLIRMWETMLECHNLQFHIATITHRPGSTKPTVHSDSQRQITINLENELNYLSSSFTKWLGAQKIYIEAIDKWLFKCVLLPQNTSKRNKRMKPPPIRNCGPPIYKISGAWLEMINELPCKGVVDSIKELAAEVAHFIPHQEKNSENSATRSSDAPDGDHGINMSRDKVFEDHVAVFDRFCTRLVSFLGCLNSFAECSVKKFAELQKAIQEAKNNHETLEVPTEGDFV from the exons ATGGGAGCCTCAAGCTCCAGATTAGAAGAAGACAAAGGCCTGCAGCTATGTCGTGCACGAAAGAAATTTATCAAACAAGCACTTAACGGCAGGTGTTCTGTAGCAGCAACTCATATTGCTTATATAGAAGAACTTAAAATCTTGGGTGTTGCTTTAAGGAGATTTGTGGAACTTGTTGCGCCAGTTGAATCTTTCGCCTATCCTTCGAGAAGTGGGAATCCTGAGCCATCACAAACTGATGCAGCTGCGAAAATTCTTACACCTCGAGTGTGGAGTAAATTCAGTACGTCATTTTCCAAGAAAGTTGAAGAAAAGCCTCCTGCGGCTGTTTCGGTTACAGTTACTTCACGTTCCCCTGATACACCTGAAACGTCTTTTGAAACTCCTCCATGGGATTTTTTTGCCATTTTTAATCCGGTTGACAATCACTTTTTATCTCAAGAAGGGTGGGGAATTGATCAGAGTTCAGATTATTCTGATTGTGtaaaagaaaaatgtcctcctcCTCAAATAGAAGAGTCTCAAGAATCAGAAGATGAATTTGATGAACCCTCTTCGGCTACACTTGTTCGGAGTTTCAAAAACATAAACAgggaaataataaattatgtcCATCATGATTCACTCCATATGGGACCAGAAGTACCAACAATTAAGTTACCGAGTTTTGATGTGAACAAGGCCAAAGAATTCAACGTCAATGAGGATTCAACCACTCCATCATCAGAAAGTATTACATTAGAAACCAAGTTTGTGAATGGAAAGAATAACAACTCTCCTGATCTATCACAATATAAGCAGACACCTTCAAGATTTGACCATTTGAATGATGTGAAAACAACACCTGTCAAAAGTGAAGTTGATGGCAAGATTGTACCCGGGGACATCTTTTCTAGCATAAAAAATATCGAACAACTTTTCTTTGTGGCATCTGAATCTGGTAAAGAAGTTCCCCGAATGCTTGAAGCGCATAAATTTCATTTCCGTCCAGTCTTCCCTGCAAAAGCAA GTGGACCGGTTGCCTTTCCAATAATAAAATCTTGTCTCTCTTGTGGGACTGAACCAAATGAGATTCAAGAAG AGCCTCCTCAAAATTCCGTGAAGTACTTGACATGGCCCAGGACAGCATCATCTCATTATGCTTCATCGCAAAATCTTCTAGATGCAAACTCGTTTGATAATACCGCTGATCTTAGTAACGATCTTTTTGGCAACTTCTGTATGCTGTCTGGTAGTCATGCCTCAACCTTGGACAGGCTTTATGCATGGGAGAAGAAGCTTTATGATGAAGTAAAG GCTGGACAGATGCTTAGAAGTAATTTTGATCGGAAGTGCAAGTTTCTACGACTGCAAGAATCACGAGGACATGGTACTGAGAAAGCCCGTTCTGTAGTCAAGGATCTACATTCAAGAATTCGAGTTTCTATTCACAGAACTAACTCTATCTCAATGAAAATCGAAGAAATTAGAGACGAGGAGCTTCAGCCCCAACTCGAGGAGTTAATCGAAGG ACTGATTAGAATGTGGGAAACAATGCTGGAATGtcacaatcttcaatttcacaTCGCAACAATAACGCATCGCCCTGGAAGCACAAAACCCACAGTTCACTCAGATTCACAAAGACAGATTACTATTAATCTGGAAAATGAACTGAATTATCTATCGTCCAGCTTCACAAAATGGTTAGGCGCGCAGAAGATATACATCGAAGCAATAGATAAGTGGCTCTTCAAATGTGTTTTGCTTCCACAGAATACTTCCAAGAGGAACAAGAGAATGAAACCTCCACCCATAAGAAACTGCGGCCCACCCATATACAAGATATCTGGCGCTTGGTTGGAGATGATTAATGAATTACCGTGTAAAGGAGTCGTTGATTCGATCAAAGAGTTAGCAGCAGAAGTTGCTCATTTCATACCCCATCAAGAAAAGAATAGTGAGAACAGTGCGACTCGCTCGTCGGATGCACCTGATGGTGATCATGGTATCAATATGTCGAGAGACAAAGTTTTCGAGGATCATGTGGCTGTGTTTGATCGATTTTGTACGAGGTTGGTGAGTTTTCTTGGCTGTTTGAACAGCTTTGCAGAGTGTTCGGTGAAGAAGTTTGCTGAACTCCAGAAGGCCATCCAGGAAGCCAAGAATAATCATGAAACACTTGAAGTCCCGACAGAAGGAGATTTCGTCTGA
- the LOC142547789 gene encoding NDR1/HIN1-like protein 13 — translation MADQRVHPTTSDPPPSSSSADTSPKQSGEHPKPPNPPPSKPVPLPPATYVFQLPREQIFRYPPPENAKKFEALTRRKSRKSCCRRCCCFTFCLLFFLVIVAAVSAGVLYLVFRFKSPKYTVTNTAIEGMNLTSPAPISPGFNVTIRAENPNGKVGIYYLEDSAVNVFLNDVKFSDGVLPVFYQPKKNTTMIHVTLTGSNVVIGGAVRTALSNEQKQGTVPFVVRLKAPVKLKVGLAKTWKFTVKVKCDIVTNTLNEKAKIVSTNCDYSVRLW, via the coding sequence ATGGCTGATCAGCGTGTTCATCCCACCACCTCCGATCCGCCCCCTTCGTCTTCATCCGCCGATACTTCACCCAAGCAATCCGGTGAGCACCCAAAGCCACCGAACCCTCCGCCGTCGAAACCGGTCCCTCTTCCACCGGCGACTTACGTGTTTCAGCTCCCCAGGGAACAAATCTTCCGATATCCGCCGCCGGAGAATGCCAAAAAATTCGAAGCCCTCACCCGGCGCAAAAGCCGCAAGAGCTGCTGCCGCCGTTGCTGCTGCTTCACTTTCTGCCTCCTTTTCTTCCTGGTCATAGTAGCAGCTGTCTCAGCCGGAGTGCTCTACCTCGTTTTCCGTTTCAAATCTCCTAAATACACGGTGACGAACACCGCCATTGAGGGGATGAACCTGACGTCACCCGCCCCTATTTCTCCGGGATTTAACGTCACCATCAGAGCGGAGAACCCCAACGGGAAGGTGGGGATTTATTACTTGGAGGATAGCGCCGTTAACGTATTCTTGAACGACGTGAAGTTCAGCGACGGCGTTTTGCCGGTTTTTTATCAGCCGAAGAAGAATACTACGATGATCCACGTAACCCTGACCGGATCCAACGTCGTTATAGGCGGCGCCGTTAGAACGGCGTTAAGCAACGAGCAGAAACAAGGAACGGTGCCGTTTGTGGTGAGATTGAAGGCGCCGGTGAAGCTAAAGGTGGGGTTGGCCAAGACCTGGAAATTTACTGTCAAGGTGAAATGCGACATAGTGACAAATACATTAAATGAGAAAGCTAAAATCGTGTCTACGAACTGCGACTATAGTGTGAGATTGTGGTAG